A part of Methanohalobium evestigatum Z-7303 genomic DNA contains:
- the endA gene encoding tRNA-intron lyase, translating to MIGELTNDRVLVDEKGIDELYKSGYFGRPKGNKLELSLVEAAYLLYRNKIKAQENEKGLDFTDFFKKASLRQQYFELKYIVYKDIRERGLYIQPGVTDFRVYPRGGHPGKSQPRSYIHVHSERIPLSLKDLQKLLETADNVHKQLILAIVDEESDITFYEAKKVNIKGDMKKLYPDLTTSASLMEDRVLIWDGESSNTIHENGFYGKLLDPEHLQLSLVESGYLLENNIIQVNDRKNGNHLNFSEFSKRASFIESEFPRKCRVYSDLRNRGLVPKTGFKFGTHFRVYKQVESSNNIPHSEYLVHALPNDYEFILPVMSRAIRLANSVKKRMLFAVEKEKGFEYIDIGRVKM from the coding sequence TTGATAGGTGAACTAACAAATGATAGAGTACTGGTTGACGAGAAAGGTATAGATGAATTATACAAAAGTGGTTATTTTGGAAGGCCAAAAGGAAACAAACTTGAATTAAGTCTGGTGGAGGCTGCTTATCTTCTCTACCGCAACAAAATCAAAGCACAGGAAAACGAAAAAGGGTTGGATTTTACTGATTTTTTTAAAAAGGCGTCACTTAGGCAGCAGTATTTTGAACTAAAATACATTGTTTACAAGGATATACGTGAAAGAGGGTTGTATATCCAGCCGGGAGTTACGGACTTCAGGGTGTATCCCAGAGGAGGACATCCCGGAAAATCACAGCCAAGGAGTTATATTCATGTACATTCTGAACGAATACCTCTATCTCTCAAAGACCTGCAAAAGTTACTTGAAACAGCTGATAACGTCCACAAGCAGTTAATTCTTGCAATCGTTGATGAGGAAAGTGATATAACCTTTTATGAAGCTAAAAAGGTAAACATTAAAGGAGATATGAAGAAACTTTACCCGGATTTAACAACCAGTGCTTCATTGATGGAGGACAGGGTTCTTATCTGGGATGGGGAGTCATCCAATACAATACATGAAAATGGATTCTACGGTAAATTGCTCGACCCTGAACATCTGCAATTATCACTTGTGGAATCAGGATATCTGCTTGAGAATAACATTATACAGGTTAATGACAGGAAAAATGGAAATCATCTAAATTTTAGTGAATTCTCAAAAAGGGCATCTTTTATAGAATCAGAATTTCCCCGCAAATGCAGAGTTTATAGTGACCTGAGGAATCGGGGACTGGTTCCAAAGACAGGTTTTAAATTCGGAACTCATTTCAGAGTTTATAAACAGGTTGAATCTTCTAATAATATACCACATTCAGAATATCTTGTCCATGCGTTGCCGAATGATTATGAATTTATACTTCCTGTTATGTCAAGGGCAATCAGATTGGCTAACAGCGTCAAAAAACGCATGCTTTTTGCAGTAGAAAAAGAGAAAGGGTTTGAATATATCGATATTGGTAGAGTAAAAATGTAA
- a CDS encoding DUF2209 domain-containing protein: MWDIIAVDISGRHKIKNGYYMVCAAVSVVSSADHVEKVNQVKIKPFWMDSAPQVTDVVRIIEDTVKEIKYDGTIVAEKGDMYNKPEWVATSMFSKNFKYQESLSERLAIEMAHHISLSARNLLIQELDIS, translated from the coding sequence ATGTGGGATATTATTGCTGTTGACATATCGGGGCGACATAAAATAAAAAACGGTTACTATATGGTATGTGCAGCAGTTTCTGTTGTATCTTCTGCAGACCATGTTGAGAAAGTAAATCAGGTTAAAATCAAACCGTTCTGGATGGATTCGGCACCACAGGTAACAGATGTGGTCAGGATAATTGAAGATACTGTTAAAGAAATAAAATATGATGGAACGATTGTTGCCGAAAAAGGGGATATGTATAATAAACCGGAGTGGGTGGCAACAAGTATGTTTTCAAAGAATTTTAAATATCAGGAATCTTTGAGTGAAAGACTTGCGATAGAAATGGCACATCATATATCTTTAAGTGCTCGAAATCTCCTTATTCAAGAACTTGATATATCCTAA
- a CDS encoding DUF447 domain-containing protein, with amino-acid sequence MNQNNINLKEYGIYDGISETIITTGTDSPNAAPMGLIRKDDRIQIRLFKGSQTYENVVNEKCLVANVVIDPVVFARSTFTNLCDEEFDTVSVNNRKHPFLKNALSYVIFECSDIRYTKNTLVADVLPLYACINRNVIKAPNRGFNAVLDALIHATRYRVFDDEKYLNMVYELNNTVKKCGGSKEKRAMKILYDYLNIEH; translated from the coding sequence TTGAATCAGAATAATATTAACCTTAAGGAATACGGCATATACGATGGCATATCAGAAACAATTATTACCACTGGGACAGATTCACCAAACGCTGCTCCAATGGGGTTAATTCGCAAAGATGACAGGATACAAATCAGACTTTTTAAAGGCTCACAGACGTATGAAAATGTAGTAAATGAAAAATGTCTTGTCGCAAATGTGGTCATTGACCCGGTTGTATTTGCTCGTTCTACATTTACCAATCTCTGCGATGAAGAATTTGATACGGTTTCTGTAAATAACAGGAAGCATCCGTTCTTAAAAAACGCCCTGAGCTATGTAATATTTGAATGCAGTGATATAAGATATACAAAAAATACACTGGTTGCAGATGTCTTACCACTGTATGCCTGTATAAACCGGAATGTTATCAAAGCCCCAAACAGGGGTTTTAATGCTGTACTGGATGCTTTAATCCATGCAACACGCTACCGAGTATTTGATGATGAAAAGTATCTGAATATGGTATATGAACTCAATAACACGGTTAAAAAATGCGGTGGATCAAAGGAAAAACGGGCAATGAAAATTTTGTATGATTATTTAAATATTGAACATTGA
- the cfbC gene encoding Ni-sirohydrochlorin a,c-diamide reductive cyclase ATP-dependent reductase subunit, protein MNNKTNDNNQKQKRIALYGKGGIGKSSTASNVAAACADEGYKVMIIGCDPKSDSSITLLGGKRIPTILDLLRDGEGLNEEDVVFEGYNGVKCVEVGGPEPGIGCAGRGIIVAINQLKRISDSMKEMDLIIYDVPGDIVCGGFVAPVRKGMVNESYIITSGEYMPMYAANNICSGLSKINTPLNGIVCNSRDVTNEKEIVEEFAHEIGSELLSFIPKEQIVQDCEREGYSVMDIAPDSKIAQVYRELAQKIMSKTEPDSVLPNSMDDEQLRELARKQSKQETKSCHNKKTIRTE, encoded by the coding sequence ATGAACAATAAAACCAATGATAACAATCAGAAACAGAAACGAATAGCTTTGTATGGTAAAGGAGGCATCGGTAAATCGAGTACAGCATCAAATGTTGCGGCTGCATGCGCTGATGAAGGATACAAAGTTATGATTATCGGATGTGACCCAAAAAGTGATTCGTCCATAACTTTGCTTGGTGGTAAAAGAATTCCTACAATACTTGATCTTTTGCGTGATGGTGAGGGTTTAAATGAAGAGGATGTTGTATTTGAGGGATACAACGGAGTTAAATGTGTAGAAGTTGGAGGTCCAGAACCCGGTATAGGTTGTGCAGGACGCGGAATTATTGTTGCTATCAATCAGTTGAAAAGAATCTCAGATTCCATGAAAGAAATGGATCTTATAATCTATGATGTTCCCGGAGATATAGTGTGCGGGGGATTTGTGGCACCGGTAAGAAAGGGTATGGTGAATGAATCCTATATAATAACCTCAGGGGAATATATGCCGATGTATGCTGCAAACAATATATGCAGTGGTCTCTCAAAAATCAATACACCGTTAAATGGAATTGTATGTAATTCACGCGATGTCACAAATGAGAAAGAAATAGTAGAAGAATTTGCTCATGAGATAGGAAGTGAACTTCTGTCATTCATCCCCAAAGAACAGATTGTCCAGGATTGTGAACGCGAGGGTTATTCTGTAATGGATATAGCACCCGATTCAAAGATTGCACAGGTTTATCGGGAACTGGCACAAAAAATAATGTCAAAAACAGAGCCAGATTCGGTTTTACCGAATTCAATGGATGATGAACAGTTACGGGAACTTGCAAGAAAGCAAAGCAAACAAGAAACAAAATCATGTCACAACAAAAAAACGATAAGAACCGAATAA
- the cfbB gene encoding Ni-sirohydrochlorin a,c-diamide synthase: MSQQKNDKNRIKIPMPRVLLAADRSSSGKTTITSGLLAALTFQGYRPQPFKVGLDYIDPSYHSEITGIKARNLDGYLMDDDKILDVFTHAFESEKADLAVIEGVRGLFEGLESFSDTGSTAQIAKTLDCPVVLIINARSITRSAAAIVNGYVNFDPDVNIAGVILNNIGGGRHAKKAKDAIEYYTGVPVLGIIPRDDSMQISMRHLGLVPAIEGRQKDSEFRKRIYSIESIIKENVDIEKIIEISHNASPVEKPEYTLFKPNQINYKPTIGIALDEAFNFYYHNNIELLELEGARIKYFSPIHDAHLPKVDGLYIGGGYPELFGDELESNESIRNDIKEASGQGLPIYAECGGLMYLTEKMTTGVQNKHKGKYHMAEMQESTYNMVGALPGHTLMGHTRVVSYNIGMFKCDSVIGKAGNSFRGHEFHHSEITNLPSNSNFAIKLSRGTGIVSGWDGLTVNNTMGSYAHLEAVSYEAFASSFVDCIFRSDNF, translated from the coding sequence ATGTCACAACAAAAAAACGATAAGAACCGAATAAAAATACCAATGCCCAGAGTTCTACTGGCTGCAGACCGTTCATCCTCGGGTAAAACTACTATAACCAGTGGATTATTGGCAGCTCTTACTTTTCAGGGATACAGACCCCAGCCTTTTAAAGTAGGTCTGGACTATATAGACCCAAGCTACCATTCAGAGATTACAGGTATTAAAGCACGCAACCTTGATGGTTATCTGATGGATGATGATAAAATACTGGATGTATTTACCCACGCGTTTGAATCCGAAAAAGCGGATTTGGCTGTTATAGAAGGTGTGAGAGGGCTTTTTGAAGGTCTTGAAAGTTTCAGTGATACAGGTAGTACCGCGCAGATTGCAAAAACATTAGATTGTCCAGTGGTTCTTATAATCAATGCCAGAAGTATTACACGCTCGGCAGCTGCGATTGTCAACGGATATGTTAATTTTGACCCGGATGTAAATATTGCCGGTGTAATCCTTAATAATATAGGAGGTGGACGCCATGCTAAAAAGGCAAAGGATGCGATTGAATATTATACGGGAGTGCCGGTTCTTGGTATAATACCCAGAGACGATTCGATGCAGATATCGATGCGTCATCTGGGACTTGTTCCTGCAATTGAAGGACGACAAAAAGATAGTGAATTTAGAAAAAGAATTTACAGTATTGAAAGCATCATTAAAGAAAATGTGGATATTGAAAAAATCATAGAAATATCACATAATGCGTCTCCTGTTGAAAAACCCGAATATACATTATTCAAACCTAATCAAATAAACTACAAACCGACAATCGGCATTGCGCTTGATGAAGCGTTTAACTTCTACTATCACAACAATATTGAATTACTCGAACTGGAAGGTGCAAGGATTAAATATTTCAGTCCTATCCATGATGCTCATCTACCCAAGGTTGACGGATTGTATATTGGCGGCGGATACCCTGAACTATTCGGGGACGAACTCGAATCCAATGAGTCCATACGAAACGATATTAAAGAAGCTTCTGGACAGGGGTTGCCCATTTATGCTGAATGCGGTGGGCTTATGTATCTTACCGAAAAAATGACCACAGGTGTCCAGAACAAACACAAAGGAAAGTATCATATGGCAGAAATGCAGGAATCGACCTATAACATGGTGGGGGCACTTCCGGGACATACCCTTATGGGGCACACACGGGTTGTAAGTTATAACATCGGGATGTTTAAATGCGATTCTGTTATTGGAAAAGCAGGAAATTCGTTCAGAGGACACGAGTTTCATCATTCAGAGATAACCAACCTCCCGTCAAACTCAAATTTTGCAATCAAACTTTCCAGAGGTACAGGAATAGTCAGTGGATGGGACGGTTTAACAGTAAACAACACTATGGGTTCGTATGCTCACCTTGAAGCAGTTTCCTATGAAGCGTTTGCATCGTCATTTGTTGATTGTATATTCAGGTCTGATAATTTTTAA
- a CDS encoding CehA/McbA family metallohydrolase — translation MRLLIDVHVHSCFSKDSNSKLESIISFAEKNGLDAVAICDHDTVEGGIEGLKVAKKLGSKITVIPGIEVTSTKGHILVLGVDKNIEPHLTPEETIKAARKSGGVVIVPHPFKISSQGIGFVDGIDIDAVEVLNSRCFTDKPNDEARRAAQLHNIPEAGGSDSHIPDTVGQTYTIVEVSENTPEAIISAIKNGTISAGGKKVPVSVVFKHTLSTIKRKVLQRLR, via the coding sequence ATGCGGTTACTAATTGATGTTCATGTACATTCTTGTTTTTCAAAAGACAGCAATTCCAAACTGGAATCCATAATCAGTTTTGCTGAAAAAAATGGACTTGATGCTGTGGCAATCTGTGACCATGATACTGTTGAGGGTGGTATTGAAGGTTTAAAAGTAGCAAAAAAACTTGGGTCAAAGATAACAGTAATACCCGGTATAGAGGTAACGTCCACAAAAGGTCATATCCTTGTGCTTGGTGTGGACAAAAATATTGAACCTCATTTAACTCCTGAAGAAACCATAAAAGCCGCAAGAAAATCAGGGGGAGTTGTTATTGTACCTCATCCCTTTAAAATATCCTCTCAAGGTATAGGTTTTGTAGACGGGATAGATATCGATGCTGTAGAGGTGCTAAATTCACGTTGTTTTACAGACAAACCCAACGATGAAGCAAGAAGAGCGGCTCAACTCCATAATATACCGGAAGCGGGTGGAAGTGATTCCCATATACCCGATACAGTAGGACAGACCTATACCATAGTGGAAGTATCTGAAAACACACCAGAAGCAATAATTTCAGCCATAAAAAATGGTACAATCAGTGCAGGGGGTAAAAAAGTACCTGTAAGTGTTGTTTTCAAACATACACTCTCAACAATAAAAAGAAAGGTTTTACAGCGATTGCGGTAA
- the hflX gene encoding GTPase HflX, protein MKSVILVQRNEPRSNESENSDKLFELEELAKSAGYCIVGEITQSKNPDRRYQVGRGKVDELASLVNEYNAEKVIFYNQLSTIQIYNVSETCKCEVIDKFHLILEIFATRATTKRAKLQVELAQLEYELPKAKNIVSLLKQEERPGFMSLGEYEDSYEQDIKNRISRIKNELKTAKKDRESLRKFRHDKGFSLVALAGYTNAGKSTLFNTIVDEDVRVEDMLFTTLSPVTRSLNLGGRHVLLTDTVGFIEDLPHWMIDAFRSTLDEIFLTDVILLVVDVAEDAEKIRKKLATSHEILWNKSEGAPIITVLNKVDAIKSDELNKKLDKIEYLAPNPVFISAKSGYGLDNLKKQINQQVPGWKRTSVSLPMSDDGMAAVSWLFEEGVVHNIDYGDYIEVDLEARDEIIHKAQIYEREIFVD, encoded by the coding sequence ATGAAATCAGTAATCCTTGTCCAGAGGAATGAGCCAAGGAGTAATGAATCAGAAAATTCTGATAAACTTTTTGAATTAGAAGAGCTCGCAAAATCTGCCGGTTATTGTATAGTAGGAGAAATAACACAATCCAAAAATCCTGACAGAAGATATCAGGTGGGCAGGGGTAAAGTCGATGAACTGGCATCACTTGTAAATGAATACAATGCAGAAAAGGTGATTTTTTACAATCAGCTCAGTACCATACAGATATACAATGTATCAGAAACCTGCAAATGTGAAGTTATCGACAAGTTTCACCTCATTCTGGAAATATTTGCAACAAGAGCAACAACTAAGAGGGCAAAACTACAGGTAGAACTTGCACAACTTGAATATGAACTTCCCAAAGCAAAAAACATTGTTTCTCTGCTTAAACAGGAAGAACGTCCTGGGTTCATGAGCCTTGGTGAATATGAAGATTCCTATGAACAGGATATTAAAAATAGAATCAGCAGAATTAAAAACGAATTAAAAACCGCCAAAAAGGACAGAGAGTCTCTACGAAAATTCAGGCATGATAAGGGTTTTTCCCTTGTGGCACTGGCGGGTTATACCAACGCAGGTAAAAGTACATTATTTAATACAATTGTTGATGAAGATGTAAGGGTGGAAGATATGCTTTTTACTACTCTTTCACCAGTGACACGCTCTCTAAATCTTGGTGGCAGACATGTACTGCTTACTGATACGGTCGGTTTTATTGAAGATCTCCCACACTGGATGATAGATGCATTCCGTTCAACACTTGATGAGATATTCCTTACTGATGTAATTCTTCTTGTTGTTGATGTTGCAGAAGATGCGGAAAAAATCCGCAAAAAACTTGCCACATCCCATGAAATACTATGGAATAAATCCGAAGGTGCACCCATTATAACAGTACTGAACAAAGTGGATGCAATAAAAAGTGATGAACTCAACAAAAAACTTGATAAAATAGAATACCTTGCACCAAACCCTGTTTTTATCTCTGCAAAATCAGGATACGGGCTTGACAACCTCAAAAAACAAATCAACCAGCAGGTACCCGGATGGAAGCGTACAAGTGTATCACTTCCGATGTCAGATGATGGAATGGCTGCGGTATCATGGCTTTTTGAAGAAGGGGTGGTCCACAATATCGATTATGGTGACTACATTGAAGTAGACCTTGAAGCCAGAGATGAAATAATTCACAAAGCACAGATTTATGAAAGGGAAATATTTGTGGATTAA